The Sulfurospirillum diekertiae genomic sequence GCGAAGTTGTAGATAGTGAAACCTATATGGGCGGAGGTACACTGCCTAACCGACGCTTCCCCACAATCGCTTTACATGTAAAAGGCAAAGCGACTGCTTTGGAGAGACAATTTCGTGAGAAGCATGTCATTGGGCGTATTGAAAATGATCAATTTTTGCTCGACTTTCGCACCATTCTTCCAAGCATTGAAGAAAAACTCATTGAAATCATCAAAAGTATTGTAGGCAAGCAGTAATGGAATATAGCATCATTGGAACCGCAGGACACGTCGATCATGGTAAAACAGCCCTTATTACAGCACTTACAGGCTTTGAGGGTGACAGTTTAGAAGAGGAGAAACGTCGAGGCATCACCATCAACCTTAGTTTTTCCAGTATGCAAAATGAGACCAAAAACGTTGCGTTTATCGACGTTCCAGGGCATGAAAAGCTTTTAAAAAACATGATCGCGGGAGCATTTGGATTTGACGCAAGCTTGGTGGTGCTTGATGCCAATGAAGGCATTATGCCCCAAACCAGAGAGCATTTAGAGATTTTAAACCTTTTACATGTAAAAAATATTATCATTGCGCTCACTAAGAAAGATCTTGCCACTTCTGAGGTTCTCGAACAACGAAAATACGAAATTACTGAGCATCTGAAATCCCTCAAAAACCTTCATTTGGTAGAAATTATCCCTGTGAGTATTTATGAGCCCTCCTCTATTCAAAAGCTCAAAGACGCACTTTTCGCACTGCCCGTAACGCCTAAAAAAAGTAATGGACTCTTTCGTTACTACGTCGATCGCTCTTTCTCCATTGCGGGGGCTGGAACGGTTGTGACAGGAACGGTACTTGATGGAACCATTAAAGTTGGTGAAAAGCTCTTCGCACCCGAACTAGAGAAAGAGTTTGTCATCCGTAACCTTCAAGTCCATGACCACGATGTTGAGAGTGCTTACTCTTCTCAAAGAACCGCGATCAACCTTCAAAACGCCCAAAAAACCTCTTTTGAAAAAGGAGCACTGCTCTGCAAAAAAGGATTTATTCGGGGATTAGACTGTGCTGATGTCTGGGTTGAGAGTATCGGTGGACATACGCTAAAACACAATGCCAAAGTCATTTTGTACGTGGGTACGAAACAAGTGGAAGCGCGTATTTTGTTTTACGAACATGACGATAAAGCGGACAAAGGTTATGCTAAACTGCAATTTAACCATAAACTCTTTTTAGTCCATGATGAGCCGTTTATCATCTGTTCCAGTGGACGTACCATTGGTGGTGGGCGTGTGCTCAATCCCATCAATGACCCTATGAAAAAAAAGGTCAAACTAGAGCTTCTTAAAGCACTCGATACCAAAGATTTTAAAACGACATTTACCATTTTAGTCGAAATGCACAAGCACGGTTTTGGACTCATCTCCTCTAACCAACGCTTTGGGCTAAACCATGAAGAAGCCAAAGGGATCGCCAATGAGATGAGTGATGTTTTTGTCGATGAAAAGGGCTTAGTGCTCTACCCTATAACGATGCAAGAAGAGTTGGGACGCATCGTTCAAGCCATTTACGCTAAAAATGCGTATGCCCTCCTCTCCGCAAACTCGCTCTCTTTGAAACTTAAATGGGCGAGTGTCGCTTTGGTGGAAAGTGTTTTGCAAAATCTTTGCGATGAAGGGTTGCTTGATTTTGTGGGTGGCATCTACAAAAATGCACAAATTGATATTGCCAATATCGAAACACTCATTGAAGATAAACTCTATAACACCTTGCTCACAGCCGAATTTACACCCGATGCTCCCTACAACATCTACGATAAGCTCGATCTTGACCGCAAGATGGGCGATGACGCACTCAAAAGCCTCACACGTGCTAAAAAGGTCGTACGCTTAGAGCATAACCTCTTTGTCACCACCATCGCATTAAGTGCCATGATGGCGCATCTAAGAGACATTATGCGCAAGGAAAACGGTGTCGATATCAAAGCCTTTAAAGAGCACTTCGATATCAGCCGTAAATACCTAGTCGCTTATCTTGACTACCTCGATAATTTTGATGATGTAAAAAAAGAGGGAAACAGAAGAGTGTTGGGGTAAAATTAAGAGATTTTTACCCTCGCAATACTATTGAGAAGCTTTACATGTAAAGCTTCTTTTGTTTTATTTTTCTCCTGCTTTAATACATTTTTCGCACTTTTCTCTCTCCCACTTATGTTTCATCCCTTTAATGTAGACAATTAAGATAAAAAAGAGTGCCGAAGTGACGCCTAACACGAGTAAAAGCAGTGTTTCAGAAGGGTCTGTCTCTAGTAAGATGAGCTTTCGTACCAACACGACAAACGAAATTTCAAGAAAGGTCACGGCATAGTCAAAGCCATCTTGGATAAAGAGCGTTTTGACAATCGCCAAAACAATCAAGATAAACAAGCCATCGGTCAAAATGATCTTAATTGAGCTAAAATCAAGCGCACCTTGTGAGATGGTAAAGGAAATCATCTTATAGCCAAGGCTGATAAGACACTGCCCCAAATAGACAATCATCATAATAATAAAGACATAACGCGCAATATTAAGAACATTGAGCAGTAATTTTTCTACTTTACCCTCTAAAAATTCATTGAATGCGAACACTTTACTTGAGATATTTTCATTGCATTTTTCGTTATTTTTTTCTTCCATACTTTCTCCTAATGCCTTTTACTTTGTAAAATGCGGCGAAATTATATAACAATTCCTGCAAATTCAGTTCTTATTTCAGATCAAAATGACATTTTTGTTCTTTTTGAAGAAAAAATTCATTTTACTCTTGACATTATTACTAATTAGTAATATAATTTCGGCAAAGGAAGGAAAAAGATGAAACTGAGATCAAATGTGAAAAGCTATGGTGAACGCACCGATAGAAGTATGCAAACATGGATTCAAATCCTCCGTGCATTTCAGAAAATCCGTGCCAAAGAGTTGAAGTATATCAACGCATCAGGTCTTAGCATGAATCAATTTGAAGTCTTAGAAGTCCTTTACCATCGTGGCGATTTGAACATAGGTGCAATCACAAAATTGATTGAAAGCACCCCTGGCAATGTCACTGTGGTGGTGAAAAATCTCATACGAGATGGCCTTATTAACACACTGCCTTCACCTGAAGATAGCCGTGTACGCATTGTCAGCATTACGGAAAAAGGAAAAGAACTCATCGGAGGAATGTTTCCCCAGCATGCAAGCAACCTGCAAAGCTATTTTGACGTGTTGAGCGATGAAGAGTTGATCGCATTGTACGATCTGTTACGTAAATTGCAAAAAGCGCAATAGGCTTCGTGTAAGCTCGCATTTTTTTGCTCATATATTACTAATTAGTAAAAAAGGAACTATTATGAAAATTAAAACATTACTCGCATCTTCTTTGTTGGCAGGAACTGCCCTATTTGCCGGAAACTATAACGTTGATCCTATGCATTCTAGTGCAGATTTTAGTGTTAAACACGCCATGATTTCAACCGTAAAAGGAAATTTTTCAACATTCAACGGAAGTTTTGTATACGATGAAGCAACCAAAACGCTTAAATCTTTAAACGGAACGATTCAAGCTGCCACCATCGATACAGGTATTAAAGACAGAGATGAGCACTTACGCTCAGCGGATCTTTTTGATGTTGCAAAGTATCCAACCATTACCTTTGTCCTTGATGAAGTGAAAGGCGATAAAGCGTATGGAAAATTGACAATGAAAGGTGTGACAAAACCTGTTGTGTTAGCTTTTGAAAACGGCGGTGCTGCAACGGATTTATACGGTAACAAACGTGTAGGACTGGGTCTTAGCGGTAAAATCAATCGTTCAGACTTTGGTATCTCATGGAACAAAGCGCTTGAGACTGGCGGCGTGATCGTGGGTGAAGAGGTTAAAATCGACGTAGCCCTAGAGGGAATTTTGCAAAAATAATGTTTTACATGTAAAGGAGAAAACAATGGCATTTTCAATTCATAAAGCAAACCAAAGAGGTGTTGCGGAACATGGTTGGCTTCACAGCCATTTTAGCTTCTCCTTTGCGGAATATTACAACAAAGAACGTATGGGCTTTGGCGCACTTCGCGTCATTAACGATGATATTATCGAAAAAGGCGAAGGCTTTGGGATGCACCAGCATCGTGATATGGAGATTATCTCTATCGTGACCCAGGGAGTTTTGATTCACAAAGACTCTTTTGGCAATCATGGTGAAGTTCATGCGGGTGAAATTCAGTATATGAGCGCAGGCGAAGGGGTGTACCACTCCGAATTTGCCTCAAAAGATGAAACGACAGCTCTGTTCCAAATTTGGATACACCCGAATCAAAAAGGCGGGAAACCCCTTTACAACCAACGTGATTTTAGAGATGTCACCAAAAATAATCAATGGGTTACGCTGGTTTCTCCTGATGGAAGAGAGAACTCCATTGCGATCAAACAAGAGGCGTTTATCGTCACCACTGAGTTAGAGGAAGGTAAAACAATTTCCTTAGCATCTTCTACTCCAAATCGTGGTAAACTCGTATTCGTTGTCGAAGGAAGCATTGAAATCGATGGTGTTGTACTTGAAAAAAGAGATGAAGTACAAATTACCGAAAGTAAAGCTTATGAGATAAAAGCGTTGAAACCCGCTTGGGTTTTAGTCTTTGATGTGCCAATGCACTAAATGATTGAAGGAAGAAAAATGTCACCTGTTAAAATGTCACTAGAAGCCAATAAAGAGTACCACTTCTGCACCTGTGGTAAAAGTGCTACGACTGTTTTATGCGATGGTAGCCATAAAGGCTCAGGTTTTACACCTAAAGCATTCACGGTCACCGAGGCAAAAGAGTATTATCTTTGCGCCTGTAAAAAAAGTGCTAATGCACCATTTTGTGACGGAAGCCACGCTAAATAACCAAACGCTCTTGAGTGTCGCAAAGATATCTTTGCGGCGCTCCTTTTTCTGCTCCTTTGAAAATCCCTTTATTCGTGTATAATTGCTAAAAAACAATACAAAGGTCTCTTTTCATGCCAAAACATCCAACTCTTTTACACCAATTTCGCTCTTTTTGTCTCCAAAATCATGTCGATGATATGGAAAAAGCCATTGAGTATTTTTCTGTATTTGGAGGAACAAGCTGGAAAGTGGACATGCACAAGCCTCTTTTAGAGCTTATTGAGACTAAGATTTTCAAAAATTATCCTTATATTCATAGCGACATTGCCAAAATAACCTTCAGCAACAAACTCAGCCATACACTTTTAAGCGCTATGGCAACGGGCGATCGTCGAGTGCATTCAACCTTTAAGCGAGCCCACATTAGCCGAGAAGAAGGTGAATCAGCGCTTGATACACTTTTGGACAGCGCACTGATTCGTTTCGAGTATTCGCTGGAACGTCCTGTCAATGCCGATGATGATAACTCCGATAAACTAAGTTTTATGACCCCTTTTATGCGCTTTTGGTTTGCCTTTGTCTCCCCGTTTTATAAGACGATCAAAGAGGGCGATTACAGTGAAGTTGAAAAATCATTTGCCTCTCGCGAACAAGAATTTTATGAACTCATCTTTAAAAAACTCTCATTTGAGCTTTTGCGTAAAATAATGATCGAAGATCCTATCGTAGAGGTGGGAAGTTATTGGGATAAAAACGCTGAAATTGATATTCTGGCTAAAACACAATCAGGAAAACTCATCGCAGGAAGTACCAAATACAAAAATACTAAAGTGAAAAAAACCGAACTTACCAAACTTAAAGAGCAATGTGCCAAAGCAGATTTTGAGCCTGATCTGTTTGTGATTCTCTCCAAAAGTGGGTTTACTTCTGAACTCAAAGCACTGAAAGGTGATGACCTTAAACTCTTTACGATCAAAAGCATGAAAGCCTTAGTGGAAGATGTGAGCGAAAAAGAGTTAATTCCATGTGAGGGGAAAAAATATTAACACGCATAAAAAAGGGGTTTTACTCCCTTTTTTATACGATTGCCCTTGGTAAATTATCGCGCTAGAACAACACAGGTTGCGACAAAGGCGACGACCTCAGGGGTGTATTTGATGTAATTTATCCATACACGCATGACCCATCCTTTTGTTGTGATATTGACAACCTAAGCATACTTCGTTCCAAAGCGTTACATGTAACGCTCATACGCTTCAATTTTTTCATGCAGTTTGAGGGCTAAATAGTGATGGGCATAGCCAAGTTCACTCAAAATCATCTTTGCCTCTTCAAGATACTTTCGTTTTTTCGCTTCATCCCAGTGTTTGGGAGGTACACCCAAATTGGTAATACGATCGGCAAGTTTGACCAGTGCTACGCAGTTTTGACGTTTTTTAAGCCGCTCAAGACTGTCTTGCATCTGCACCTCTTTAGAAGGGAGCGTTTTATCTTTGGTAAGCGCTTGTACCCCTTTAGCGATCACTTCACTATTCCCTGCTAAAGAGCTCTCTTTGGTGATTTGGGTGGTTGTATCTTCATTAACATCATGCAAAAGTGCACAAGCAATGGCAACATTGTTTTCATCGAAACTCAGTGGCTCCATGTAAAGAGCGTTAATGACTTCACTGGCAACACTTAAAAGATGCATTGAGTAAGGCAAGCCGTGTGGCGTCTTTTGCTCACCATGTGCAAGAAGGGCAAAAGCAAGATTTTCCTTGAAAAATTCCACACTAAAAAGCTCTTTCGGTAAAGTCTCATTCATGCGTTTGACCTGAGGTAAAGAGGGCTTTTTGCCTTTTTCGATTTTGGCATAGTGCGCCTCTTCTTCATCCTCGCTGTAGAAAAACAGATAACTGCCCTCCTCGCAGACAAACTCCAACTCCTCAAAACGCTCATGCTCGCCAACAGTGGCATAAAGGTTTACATGTAAAATCTTTGTGAACATTTCACTAGGAGAATAAGGCGTTTTTGCAGGCGGAAGAGGAATGGTATCGAACTTGAAAAACTCAAAATAACCCAAAGAACCACCTGCAACATGAAAATTAATGGTGAGACTTTTAGGTTTCCCCTCTTTGAGATAAACAATTTCAATGAGCGCATGCATTGTATAAAGACCTATGACTTCACACCCTTCAATGTCGTTTAAATAAGCCCATTTTTTATCCATAAGTGACCTTTACATGTAAAGAGTGTAACTACTTTTTACAGAGTTCATCAAACCATACGTCATTTTCAGAAGAACGGTTCATTTTGGAGCGTAAAAGCGTTTCGCGTACCGAGACTAAATCCTCTAATTCTAAGAACTCTAACATTGAAAATGAAGAAATTGGAGCGTTTGGATCAGATTCTATCAATTTTTCGATTTCTTCTATAAGTGCCATTTTATCGGCATTCTCTGGCATTCGTTGACCTTTCATTAACAAACTATGATTGGTTTTATTGTATAATACCTAACATTTCATGCAGATTAGTTTCTGTAACTTATAAGGAAAATGAATGAAAAAACACATTTTATGGTTAGTTGCGCTTCTTTCTAGCACACTTTTTGCCGCAACAGACGCACAGATTGTTGAACACTTTAAATCAACGATTCAAGTACCCAATATTACCATTGAAGTTGTCTCACGCAAAAGCGTTGATGGCATTGATGGCATGGATTTCGTGACTCTAAATCTTACCGATGGAACACGTTCACAAAAACTCAGCATCTTTACCAAAGATGATTTGATTTTCCCTGATGTTATCAGCATCAAACAAGGTGGAAGCATCAAAGAGATGATGGAGATGGCAGAGCTTCAGAAAAAGCTTTCAGCAATCTACAAAAAAGAGGAAAAGAAAAATGTCATCTCTTTAGGCAATGACCCTAAAAAAGATACATTGGTAGTTTTTACCGATCCTGAATGCCCTTACTGCAGACAAGAACTTGCTCAAATCGAACAAAGACTTACAACCAATAACCTTAAGTTGATTTTTACACCGGTTCATGAGCGAAGCTCTCTTGAAAAAGCAGCCGTTATCTACACTGAAACCGCTAAAGCTAAAACCGATGCTGAAAAAATTAAAATCTTGAAAAAATACTACGATGAAAACGTCAAATTTGATCAAAAAGTTAGCGATGCTGAAGTCGCTCACATTGATGAACTTAAAAACAAATACTTTGGTGCTGGCATCAAAGGCGTCCCATTTATCGTTAAAGAGAAAGAGCTTTTAAAATAGTCTTCGCCTTTCTATCCCGCTCGTAAGGGCGGGATAACTTTATGTTAAAGAGGTTCGTATGACAGAGATCGTCCTTTTTGCGTGCATTGGTGTGTTACTGGCTTCTACCATAACTCTGTTTATACTTCTTCAAAACCAAAAAAAACAAACAACCCCTCAAAATATTACTTCTTTCGATGATATTTTTCAATCGATTCCTATACCCTTTCTTTACAAAAAAGAGAATAGACTTTATTACAATAAAGCGTTTGAAAAAGCGTTTGGAACTTTTTTTAAAGCAACCATAGATCATATTAGTACGCTTCCAAAAAAAGGTGAGCACCCTCTTTTACTCACGTTTGACAACAATATACCGAAGCAAACAACCGTTCATATGACAACCCTCTTTGATGAACAAAATAATATTATAGGCTTTACAGCGCTGATAGTTGACATATCAGCGCTTCATAAAAGCAAAGAGCTCCTCTTAACGCAAAAAGAAAGATTAGAACTTGCCCTTGAAGGAAGTGATGAAGCTTTTTGGGATTGGGATATGAAAAGCGATGATGTCTTTTACTCTCAAAAGTGGAAACAGCTCATGGGGTATAATGAGACTGAAACCCCTTCAACACTCTCCTCATGGCTTAATTTAGTCCATTCTAAAGATATGGCTCTGGTCAATGAACGCCTTAAAGCACATCTTGATGGTCATAGCGAATATTTCATGGTTGATCATCGCATTCGTCAAAGTGAGCCTCTTCGTTGGGTGAAGGTTCGAGGTCGCGTCATTCGTGGCAAAAATGATCGCAATATCCGTATGGTTGGGATTATTCGTGATATAAGCCAACAAAAAGCCAGTGCCGCTCAAGAAGCTATAGAACACGAACGATTTATCGCTTTTGTAGAACATATTCCCGCTCCAGCCTTTATAAAAAATTCGCAAGGGAAGTATCTTTATATGAACCAAGCGTATCAAAAATTTATCGGCTTTAAAACATGGAAAAATAGAAATGCCGCCGATATTTTTGACTCTCATACTGCCGAAGAAATTGCCGAAACGGATCGCCTTTCTCTTTATGAAGGGATTGTGACACACGATATTAGCTTACCAACTGCAGAGGGAACCAAAAGTTATTTTCATCTTTATAAATTTGGTATTGAAAGCGAAAATGAAAAATTACTCTGTGGCTTTGGTATTAACAAACCGTTCAAAGAGTAAGTGTATTATTTGACAAGATTTTGGGCAGAGGTCGTCTCCAGCCAACTGTTTTGGCATTGCAAAGACTTTTGATACATGCCCCTATAAAATCACGATAGGACAAAACCATGCAACCCAACCTTTTGATGATTGAAGATGATGTCGAACTCGCAGAAATTTTATGCAATTTTTTAAAACGCTACAACATCATCGTGACCAACTATGAAGACCCGTATCTAGGCATTAGCGCCTTAAGCCTCACCAAATATGACCTGCTGATTTTAGACCTTTCCCTGCCAGGTATGGATGGATTAGAAATTTGCAAAGAAGTCCGTTCTAAAAGTGATATTCCTATTATCATCTCCTCTGCTAGAAGCGATTTGGAAGATAAAATCGTAGGTCTAGAGCTCGGAGCGGATGATTATTTACCCAAACCTTATGAGCCTAAAGAGCTTTATGCACGCATTATGAGTGTACTGAGACGCTACAAAAAAAGTCACTCCACAGCAGAAGAAGTCTCAACATCCGCTCTTATCCTTAAAGAAGAGAGTCATACTATTTTATTTAACAACGCCCCTCTTACACTAACCCCTGCTGAATATGATGTATTAGGACACCTCATCAAAAAAAATAACTGCGTTGTTTCTCGAACGGAACTGTTAAATAGCACACTTAGTCTGAATGAAGATAACGAAAGCAGAAGTCTTGATGTCCTTATTAGTCGCATTAGAACCAAACTAGGAGAAAGCTCTAAAGAACCTCATTTCATTCACTCCGTACGGGGCATCGGCTATAGGCTTCAAGCATGAGATGGTATCATTCAATTATTACACGTATTACACTTATCTTTGCACTCGCGCTTATCGGGATTGGTGCTATCTTTTTTTTCACTCACCATGCATGAGCGAGAGACCAACCTAAGGCGTATGCACGATTATTCGCATCTTGCTGTGCGTTCATCTGTTGACCCTTTCACCAAACAACTTGATTTTAGTAAGCTTGATGAAATGGGTTTTATTCTTGTTGAAGATAAAAAACTTCGAGAGAAGCTTCTCTCCTTGCCTAAACCACCTCGTCCTTTTCCGATAAGACAGATGGAAGAGAAGATGCGATTTGCATTGGATGTCATTCCCTATGGCATTCATATCTATGCTATTTTACAAAAAAGGAACGATGAGCCTGTGATCTTAGAAGTGCCTTTTGAAAAAGAGGTGTTTCCTCAAATTCTTTTTCCGTTTTTAACCTTTGCCTTTGTGATTTTCCTTTACATTGGCATTATTCGAAGTATTCTTCCCCTTAAAACACTCAGAGAGAAGATCAAATACTTTGCCAATGGTGATTATGACATTACATGTAAAAGTACGAAAAAAGATGAAATCGCTGCTCTTGCCAATGAATTTGACAGCGCTGTCATCAAAATCAAAGCATTACGCGATTCAAGGCAACTCTTTTTGCGCAATATTATGCACGAACTGAAAACACCGATTACGAAGGGGAAACTTGCCGCTGAAATGATCGAAGATGCCACCTATACCAAGATATTGCAAAACGTTTTCAAGCGCCAAGAAGCGCTCTTAGAAGAGTTCTCGCGCATTGAAAAATTGAGTGCCGATGAACTTAAGCTGGAAATCAAGCACTATCACATTGAAGATGTAGTAGACTTTGCCCTTGATATTTTAGATGATAAACAAGAGAGTATTACCTGTAAGCTCACTCCTGCTGAGCTCCATGTCGATTTTGAGCTTTTTGGTGTGGCACTCAAAAACCTTTTAGACAACGGCGTTAATTACTCTACCGATCATCATGTATTCTTGTGTAATGATGCTAAAAGTATCACCATTTCCAACAAAGGGCCTGCTCTAGAGTTCTCATTAGAGCGTTATGCAGAGCCTTATTTTTTAGAAGGTAAAAAACAAAAAAGCTCCCGTGGTCTTGGGTTTGGTCTGTTTATCACCTGGCACGTCATTCGGTTACATGGCATGAAACTTGCCTATAAACATGAAGGCGATACCAACTATTTTTATATTTACATGTAATGGTAAGAAGGAGAGAAATTTATGGCATATTCAGTGGGTATTTTTATCTTTGACAATGTTGAAGTCCTTGATTTTGCGGGTCCTTATGAAGTCTTCACAACTGCATCACGTGTCTTTAACAAAACGGCTTCTTCTCCAGAAAACCTTGCTTTTGAAGTCTTTACGGTTGGTAAAACTAAACAATCTATTTACGCAAGAGCTGGGCTGAAACTGCACCCTGATTATTCCATTACTTCACATCCAACACCCGATCTTTTACTCATTCCTGGTGGCGTGGTGACCAAAGAACTCGAAGACAACGATATTATTTCTTGGATCAAAAGCACCTCATCTCACACTACCATCACCGCTTCTATCTGCACAGGTGCTTTTTTGTTAGCAAAAGCAGGACTACTTGAAGGCAAATCCTCAACAACCCATTGGGAAGACATTGATGATCTTCGTACCCTATTTCCAACGTTACATGTAGAAGAAAACAGGCGGTGGGTCGATGAAGGCTCGATCGTCACCTCCGCAGGCATTTCGGCTGGCATCGACATGAGTTTGCACCTTGTAGAGCGCCTGATGGGGCAAGAATTAGCCATTAATACCGCCAAACAGATGGAGTTTGATTGGACGCAAAACAGCTAAACTCTCTGATCTTCAAAAAGGCTACTTTATATAACTTTTTATTTTTGTTGTCTAAAATTCTTTACATGTAAAGATAAACGATGAAATGAGAATAAATAAAAAAACCAGTTCCCCATTTTTATGTCATAAGTAGGCTAATATGGATCAAGCAATAATGGTAAGAGAAAAATCTGTTTACATATTCATGTATGATGATGGCAAACGTGTTCTTAGCGCACTCGCATTTCTAACAATGATCATATTAGGGTTAGGATTTATGTGTTTAAATCAATGGGTTACTTTAATCTTTGGTGGATTAGTCGTTGTTGTAGGAATATGTAAATTTGTAGATGCTTGCTTTTTCAAACGTATAATAATAAATAAAACTCATATTACAAAAGAGTGGTTGTACTTTGGAAAACGAAGTATCAAGCTTTCCAATCTGCAAGTTGGCGTTGTAAAAGGATTGTGGAGTGGCACAATTTTTTTTCATCAAAAAGACAGCATTGGGTTAAATCGAATTCCTATCCAACTTGAAGTACTTCCAATTGGAAACACAGGGTTTAATCTAATTAGAAAGATACTCATTCAAAAAGGAATAATTACCGGTGATGAGCGCTCATGGAACAATTCATAGAAAATAAAGCGGACAAGCTACTTTTATCGCTATTTTTGCTCCATATTTTGTTCTTTATCAACCTCTCTTAATCTTCAAAATACTCTGACAAACTCCTAAATGATCGATAATTTCATCGACTTTTAATCCCGCCATTTCGATTAGCTTGATAAAGTCTTTTGAGTGGTACATCTTACTGCATCCATTTGCCATGGCGGTGAAATAAGGCGAGGTGTTGATGATGCAAAATGCCGATGTTTCAAAGCGTTGCCTGTCCCAAAATGGCTCCATGATGCAAAGCAAGGTCTGCTCATTCATCGCCTCTTTGGCTTTGCTTAAAATGTTGACAATCTCCTCTTCGCTAAAGCAGTCTAAAAACTGGCTCATCCAGATGATGTCAAACCCTTTGGGAAAGCTGTGCTTTGGGGCTAAAACATTGGCAGGCAAAAGGTCAATCTGCTCACGTAAGCCCGCTTTTTCGATGTTTTCACGCGCTAATGCGAGCTGTTCTGGCAGATCCATAATGGTTACATGTAAAGCCTTATCGCTCTTTGCGATCAGCATCGAAAACTTCCCTGTATTGCCGCCCACATCTAAAATTTTGCTCGGTTTGAGACTCAAAAGCTTTTTCACCGCTTCAGGAAACGCGCTGTCGGAGTAAAAATGATCGAAGGTAAACCAACTCTGTTTCGCGTTTTCAGGCAAGATGGAAAGTGCGGGGTAGATGGTTTCCCATTCGCCAAAGACTTTGAGTCCTGTCGGTTTGCCACTTTTGATCGCC encodes the following:
- a CDS encoding response regulator transcription factor translates to MQPNLLMIEDDVELAEILCNFLKRYNIIVTNYEDPYLGISALSLTKYDLLILDLSLPGMDGLEICKEVRSKSDIPIIISSARSDLEDKIVGLELGADDYLPKPYEPKELYARIMSVLRRYKKSHSTAEEVSTSALILKEESHTILFNNAPLTLTPAEYDVLGHLIKKNNCVVSRTELLNSTLSLNEDNESRSLDVLISRIRTKLGESSKEPHFIHSVRGIGYRLQA
- a CDS encoding class I SAM-dependent methyltransferase; amino-acid sequence: MNPFFNDNDSVSALEAQYNAQRIAFAPIVFQVARSMRDLGVLKALYEHKEGLSIEALAKETNLSTYGITTLIETSLSADIVKQKGELYFITKTGCFLLNDPMTIANMNYNHHVNYQGLFSLDEAIKSGKPTGLKVFGEWETIYPALSILPENAKQSWFTFDHFYSDSAFPEAVKKLLSLKPSKILDVGGNTGKFSMLIAKSDKALHVTIMDLPEQLALARENIEKAGLREQIDLLPANVLAPKHSFPKGFDIIWMSQFLDCFSEEEIVNILSKAKEAMNEQTLLCIMEPFWDRQRFETSAFCIINTSPYFTAMANGCSKMYHSKDFIKLIEMAGLKVDEIIDHLGVCQSILKIKRG
- a CDS encoding PAS domain-containing protein — encoded protein: MTEIVLFACIGVLLASTITLFILLQNQKKQTTPQNITSFDDIFQSIPIPFLYKKENRLYYNKAFEKAFGTFFKATIDHISTLPKKGEHPLLLTFDNNIPKQTTVHMTTLFDEQNNIIGFTALIVDISALHKSKELLLTQKERLELALEGSDEAFWDWDMKSDDVFYSQKWKQLMGYNETETPSTLSSWLNLVHSKDMALVNERLKAHLDGHSEYFMVDHRIRQSEPLRWVKVRGRVIRGKNDRNIRMVGIIRDISQQKASAAQEAIEHERFIAFVEHIPAPAFIKNSQGKYLYMNQAYQKFIGFKTWKNRNAADIFDSHTAEEIAETDRLSLYEGIVTHDISLPTAEGTKSYFHLYKFGIESENEKLLCGFGINKPFKE
- a CDS encoding ArsS family sensor histidine kinase, giving the protein MHDYSHLAVRSSVDPFTKQLDFSKLDEMGFILVEDKKLREKLLSLPKPPRPFPIRQMEEKMRFALDVIPYGIHIYAILQKRNDEPVILEVPFEKEVFPQILFPFLTFAFVIFLYIGIIRSILPLKTLREKIKYFANGDYDITCKSTKKDEIAALANEFDSAVIKIKALRDSRQLFLRNIMHELKTPITKGKLAAEMIEDATYTKILQNVFKRQEALLEEFSRIEKLSADELKLEIKHYHIEDVVDFALDILDDKQESITCKLTPAELHVDFELFGVALKNLLDNGVNYSTDHHVFLCNDAKSITISNKGPALEFSLERYAEPYFLEGKKQKSSRGLGFGLFITWHVIRLHGMKLAYKHEGDTNYFYIYM
- a CDS encoding DJ-1/PfpI family protein, with product MAYSVGIFIFDNVEVLDFAGPYEVFTTASRVFNKTASSPENLAFEVFTVGKTKQSIYARAGLKLHPDYSITSHPTPDLLLIPGGVVTKELEDNDIISWIKSTSSHTTITASICTGAFLLAKAGLLEGKSSTTHWEDIDDLRTLFPTLHVEENRRWVDEGSIVTSAGISAGIDMSLHLVERLMGQELAINTAKQMEFDWTQNS